Part of the Impatiens glandulifera chromosome 8, dImpGla2.1, whole genome shotgun sequence genome is shown below.
TCCTCTTAGTTAGGTTCCTGGCATATAATCCATTCGCAAAGACTTACATTCCATATTTTCTTTTCGAACAAATTTAAAAGTATCCAAACACAATTAATATTCTTGGCGGTAGTCCAAACTTGGTAAAACAAAAGTATGTATCAATGTCTCCATTTTTAATGGCACACCACATATTACCTATCTTGAGTTTTGTTTCCACTTACAAAACATAATGGAAAATAAGCCAAATATCCAAATTGGTTTTCATGGGTACTTAGTATCCACCTTTAAAaagatttctttttattttattcagctcatttaaaaaatttgaaaatgaactCTTCGTGTCAaagtttttcaataattaagaaaaaaaacctAAATCTTATCAATAACATGACACCAAGACTTTTTCAATCTTATCATTATAAGCGTgacctaaaatattaaattatttatacaaaatcttacaaaataaaattaaggttATCTTTGAgcatttgatttaaataataaaataaacaactttCTAATTTTTACCTATATTTCTAACAAATCAAAATAGGATGTGGAGGAGGAAGCAAAGATTCATCAGAGCATCGAAGTGTTGAACAAAGGAAGAAGGTAAAAACCTCGTAAACTCCGAACTGGTACGATATAGAATGAATGAATGAGTTCTAAGCGGCGGCccatcaaaaatatattaaaaaaaatccattcTTTCTACTTTTGCTCAATTAGGGTTTTCTTTTTGTAATCGTTTTCTTTACGTTTAATACAGCCTTTAATCATTCAAAAACCAAGTTTCTTTCTTGTTTGCCTTTTCGTGAAACCCATCTGCTCGTCTCATAGAAGTGTATTAGCAGATAAATTGATTGAAGGATTGCGCGTTTTGTGTCTGTGGATCTTGGGGTTTGAATGAATTAATCTGTAAATTCAGACGGAAATACATATGGAGAGTTCCAACTCCATGAACAAAGGGAAACGGAGATTGGAGGACGATGATCAACAGTCAGACCGAAAGCGGCCGGCTTTAGCCAGGTGATTTCAGTTTCTTGATTATTAGATAAAACATCATTCTAGGTTTTCTGGAAAACGGCAGATCCCTAATATGGACATTGAAATGTAATTATATAGGGTTGTTGTTGAAGCACTGAAGGTTGATAGTCTGCAAAAACTTTGTTCTTCTTTAGAACCTATTCTGCGTAGAGTGGTAAGATAAATCTGTGTATAATCTCTCTTGGGTTGTTCTTCACTGTTCTTCATCTGGGTTTCTATCTGAACAACAGGTAAGTGAAGAAGTGGAACGTGCTTTAGCTAAATTAGTCCCTGCTGCACTTGCTGGAAGGCaagtatcttaaaattttcattttttttttgggtttattGGGATTGATTAAACGAAATTTGCATTCATATAGGTCATCCCCACCAAAAATAGAAGGACTAGATGGGAAGAAATTGCAGCTGCAATTTAGGTCTAGGTTATCTCTTCCACTCTTTACAGGAGGAAAAGTTGAAGGAGAGCAAGGTGCTACAGTTCATGTTGTGTTGATTGATTCGAATACGGGCCATGTAATAACTTCCGGTCCTGAATCCTCCATAAAGCTGGACGTTGTTGTGCTTGAAGGCGGTtttaatgatgaagatgaagaaggctGGACACAAGAGAAGTTTGAAAGCCATGTTGTTAAAGAGCGCGAAGGAAAAAGACCACTTTTGACAGGGGACTTACAATTGACTCTCAAAGAAGGCGTGGGAACTTTAGGGGAAATTATTTTTACAGACAATTCGAGTTGGATAAGAAGCAGGAAGTTCAGGCTTGGTTTGAAGGTTTCTTCCGGTTTTTGTGATGGGATTCGAATTCTTGAGGCAAAAACCGAAGCTTTCACTGTTAAAGATCACAGAGGAGAATGTAAACCTATTAAAACTTGTGTTTTTACTCTCTTACATGTACAGTTATCAAAATTTAGTCCTGTTTGTTGTTGTTTCTGTTATTAGTATACAAGAAGCATTACCCGCCTGTCTTGAACGACGAGATATGGAGATTGGAGAAGATTGGAAAGGATGGTTCATTCCATAAGAGATTGAATTCGGCAGGAATATTTGTCGTTGAAGATTTTCTCCGCCTAGTTGTTAGAGACTCCCAGAAGCTACGGAATGTAAGCAAACTTATTTTATTcctttattttcattgattctGAATTAAATTGATAACGTATGATTTCTCTATTTGTCGTGGATTGTAGATTCTAGGAAGTGGCATGTCTAATAAGATGTGGGAGGCTCTCGTAGAGCATGCAAAGACGTGTGTACTAAGTGGGAAGCTCTATGTTTATTATCAAGATGATGCGAGAAACGTTGGAGTTGCTTTTAACAATATTTATGAACTGAGCGGCTTAATAGTTGGTGAAGAGTTCCACTCAGCCGATTCCCTTTCTGAAACCCAAAAGGTATGTATTAAAGGGATCTGATTGAACAaagttctattttaaaaatgtgataaaaaaGTGTTTCTAAAGAAATCTATTGATACTTTCTTCTCTAggaacttgtttgatgtggcgattgtttaaaaaaatataggttacgaaatcaaaatcttgtttgatgaaaaactGGGTTTTTTGGAATTCCTtaggttaaattattaaaatatccttTTGTTTTTAAGATCTAAATTTTATAGAAGATGAAGTaagagtattttagttgatgaattaAGTGATTGGATGAATATCTGATGTGATAAAGAGTTCTTTTGAAATAATTGATCTAGATCCAGATCCAGATCCAGATACAGGAAGTTTTTCGATATGAGCCTGTTGTAGGCTTGTAAGCCCATCTGTTTacgaaacttaaaaaaaaaattgctgtTGCAGGAATATGTAGACTCCTTGGTCAAAAAAGCATACGAAGATTGGAACCAAGTAGTAGAATATGATGGTAAATCGTTTCTAAGCTTCGATCAGCTTAATAAAAGCCCGCACAGCACAGGAACATGCTCAGGCTCGGTTGATTATCCAAATCGTTTGGAGAATCTTCATCCTACAGATGGTGTAGATGTGTCTGTAATAGAATCAAGCCGAGCAATTGAAGGTATGCCAAGATTTTTAGTTACTGTTTTTTTCATAATGGAGATGAAATTGAAAGAAATCTGTTCTTCTTGTTTTTTCAGGCTTTAATAGATACCCATCTCAGCTCCTGAATACGAGCGATCTTATTGAGTTTGAGAGTGATATTTTTGCTACACAAGACCAGCAGATTCAAAACAACAATTCTTCTGTTAACCAATCTTTTGTTAATAATCCCTTTGACGATGTCTGTGTACAGAACCAAGAGAAGGGTGTTATGGACATTTTATCAGAGGAGGATATTCGTTTGAGAAGTCACGAAATGCTGGAGAACGAGGATATGCAGCATTTGCTCAGACTCTTCAGCATAGGTGGTGATGGTCAGAACTCGGTTAATGGGTTTGATGATGGATTTGTGTTTCCATCGTTCATGCAATCGCAAGAACCAGACATGGGTTTCAAAGAGGTTCGTCCGCGTCCTGTTAGATCGGTTGCAGGTTGGTTGAAAATCAAGGCTGCTATGAGATGGGGATTTTTTATCAGGAAGAAAGCAGCTGAAAGGCGTGCCCAGATTGTAGAGCtgaatgatgaagaagacgagTAAGAATAGGGCTTTTAAGTTCTCTGTACAGTTAGTTCTTCAGCTTTTGACACATTTACTATTGATTTGTTTTAGAGAGAATGATTGAATGATTTGATATAGTTTAGGATATCTCCAATGATTGCCAGTTTCTAGACAAGAATGTTTCTgttctttattaaaattaaagtgaATTGATATTGTGTTTTAGCTTTTGGATTGTTGATTTTCATATAATTGTGTTTTACAGTTGTTGGATGTTTTGATTATGCAGTGTGAAACATTTTAGATAATAtgggttttaaaatataaagaaaaaatatgctTAACCTTAAatgagtttatttaattaagatttgtagcaaatttttatttgaaaagctATTTATTGCATGCCCTAAGAGatcaatttaagttatttatttatttgttttttattttattaaaaagactTTTTTGAAGTAGGAATTTGAATAGAGGGTTAGTGTTACTTTATTATCTCCAAAACAAATTAGGTTTGGTTTTCACTAAAATAAAAACCTGTTTTAAGTTCAGTGAAAGTTTGATGTTTTGGAAAGTGTTTTCACTAAGAATGTCGCTAAAGTGTGGGCAACAATcttgtaatttgttttttttttttttgtatgagaTAAACTATGATttcagaaataaaaataataataatttattacatattaatattttttaattactttttcatattttttataatattaatagaaAATTCTCTATAATATAATAGTTCAATTGATAAAAGAAAGTTGtgtttaagagattaaaatagacaaataacttaaatatttctaaattatgattaaaataaataaataaatattaatataattaatgatggattaaaaaaaaaaaaagatagtaATACAATTAATGATGTCAATGAAAAAGACGTAATACGTAATATTATGTTAAGTCAGTCTATTTGTCACGAGAATGTTGAATTgacaactcacttatttttgtattatcgAAGGGCTGACTAATATTTGTAGTCTTTTGTAGAGTATTACTGAGATTCACTAGGTAATGTCTGAATCTTTGGATAATTGTTGAAAAGTTTTGATTGATATGACCGATACGGTAAACTTACATATTTGGTTATCATCCCAATTGTTTTGGGATGAACGTCGAATTTTTAATGGTTGtattctattaatttatttatgttatgtcaaacaatataaatttaatttaatgttaacaaatatatttaataattagatgaaatgaaatgaaataaaattagataCATTAATTGTAAGTAAGTAGGACATGTATACAATTATGTTAGGTTACATCATATGGCCTATTTCATGTTTAACATAAGTTCTATAGTACAACATTTTGAACCACACAAGCAATGCCAATAAATGAATCACACATAAATAAGATGAGATCGATATATGACCATCCTTTCCTGTCCTAGCTAGCTTGCACCATTAAtgaatttattcattatttcaaGCAACCAAattgtttctt
Proteins encoded:
- the LOC124911503 gene encoding calmodulin-binding protein 60 B-like — encoded protein: MESSNSMNKGKRRLEDDDQQSDRKRPALARVVVEALKVDSLQKLCSSLEPILRRVVSEEVERALAKLVPAALAGRSSPPKIEGLDGKKLQLQFRSRLSLPLFTGGKVEGEQGATVHVVLIDSNTGHVITSGPESSIKLDVVVLEGGFNDEDEEGWTQEKFESHVVKEREGKRPLLTGDLQLTLKEGVGTLGEIIFTDNSSWIRSRKFRLGLKVSSGFCDGIRILEAKTEAFTVKDHRGELYKKHYPPVLNDEIWRLEKIGKDGSFHKRLNSAGIFVVEDFLRLVVRDSQKLRNILGSGMSNKMWEALVEHAKTCVLSGKLYVYYQDDARNVGVAFNNIYELSGLIVGEEFHSADSLSETQKEYVDSLVKKAYEDWNQVVEYDGKSFLSFDQLNKSPHSTGTCSGSVDYPNRLENLHPTDGVDVSVIESSRAIEGFNRYPSQLLNTSDLIEFESDIFATQDQQIQNNNSSVNQSFVNNPFDDVCVQNQEKGVMDILSEEDIRLRSHEMLENEDMQHLLRLFSIGGDGQNSVNGFDDGFVFPSFMQSQEPDMGFKEVRPRPVRSVAGWLKIKAAMRWGFFIRKKAAERRAQIVELNDEEDE